In a single window of the Notamacropus eugenii isolate mMacEug1 chromosome 4, mMacEug1.pri_v2, whole genome shotgun sequence genome:
- the LOC140498124 gene encoding olfactory receptor 7A10-like, giving the protein MGPENHTHVPEFLLLGLSEKAEHQLPLLGLFLGIYIVTVFGNVIIMLVFGSDSHLHTPMYFFLCNLSFVDLCLVSTIVPKMLLNILTNSKIISYAGCLTQMYFFMAFGLLDNFLLTVMAYDRFVAICHPLRYFTIMNPWICGLLVLISWNISLLNSTLHTLLVTRLSFCSKHEVPHFFCYIHKVVKLSCSDTLINDIIMYFIAGLLGILPLTGILFSYGQMCFSLLRIPSVKGKYKAFSTCGSHLSVVSFYGTGFGVYLGSSATHSLWKTSVASAMYSVVTPMLNPFIYSMRNKDIKDAMRRIISKMHTSH; this is encoded by the coding sequence ATGGGCCCAGAAAACCACACACATGTACCAGAATTCCTCCTCCTGGGACTTTCTGAGAAGGCAGAACATCAGCTGCCCCTTTTGGGGCTCTTCCTGGGCATATATATAGTCACTGTGTTTGGAAACGTTATCATCATGTTGGTCTTTGGCTCTGACTCCCATCTCCACACACCAATGTACTTTTTCCTCTGTAATCTGTCCTTTGTTGATCTTTGTCTGGTGTCCACTATAGTCCCCAAGATGCTGCTGAACATCCTAACAAACAGTAAGATTATCTCCTATGCTGGATGCCTTACCCAAATGTATTTCTTCATGGCTTTTGGCTTGTTAGATAATTTTCTCCTCACTGTGATGGCCTATGACCGTTTTGTGGCCATCTGTCACCCTCTGCGCTATTTCACCATAATGAATCCATGGATTTGTGGCCTCCTGGTTCTGATCTCATGGAATATTAGTCTTCTAAACTCCACTCTCCACACTTTACTGGTGACACGGCTGTCATTCTGTAGCAAACATGAAGTTCCTCATTTTTTCTGTTATATTCATAAGGTTGTAAAGCTCTCTTGTTCCGATACACTCATCAATGATATCATCATGTATTTTATAGCTGGACTACTGGGTATTCTCCCCCTCACAGGGATCCTTTTCTCTTATGGTCAGATGTGTTTCTCCTTATTGAGAATCCCATCTGTTAAGGGAAAATATAAAGCCTTTTCTACCTGTGGGTCCCACCTCTCTGTGGTTTCATTTTATGGCACAGGATTTGGAGTATATCTGGGTTCCTCAGCTACCCACTCTTTGTGGAAGACCTCAGTTGCCTCAGCGATGTATTCTGTGGTCACCCCCATGCTGAACCCCTTCATTTACAGCATGAGGAACAAGGATATAAAAGATGCCATGAGAAGAATTATTAGCAAAATGCACACCTCTCATTAA